aatgtttgtgatgcttcaattcccaatcttagagataataatgttgaattacttgctaagattgaagaattaaatgtttctcttgctagccttagaagcgataatgaaaaattacttgctaaggctaaagatttagatgtttgcaatgttacaatttccaatcttagaagtgagaatgacattttacatgctaagattgttgaactaaaatcttgcaaaccctctacatctactgttgagcatgtttccatttgcactagatgtagagacattaatgttgatgctatccatgaccacttagctttaattaagaaacaaaataatcacatagctcaacttaatgctaagattaatgagcatgacttagaaaatgaaaaatttaaatttgctagaagcatgctctatagtgggagacgccctgacatcaaggatggcattggcttccaaaagggggacaatgtcaaacttaatgcccctcctaaaagattgtccaactttgttaagggtaaggctcccatgcctcaggataacgagggttacattttgtaccctgtcggttatcccgagagcaaaattaggagaattcattctaggaagtcttactctggccctaatcatgcttttatgtataagggtgagacatctagttctaggcaatcaacccatgctagttttcctaaaaagaaaactcctactgcatcaaatgatcataacatttcatttaaaacttttgatgcatcttatgtgctaaccaacaaatcaggcaaggtagttgccaagtatgttggggacaaacacaagggcaccaagacttgtgtttgggtacccaaagttcttgtatctaatgccaaaggacccaaaaccatttgggtacctaaaatcaagaactaaacttgttttgtaggtttatgcatccgggggctcaagttggatcattgatagcgggtgcacaaaccatatgacgggggagaagaagatgttctcctcctgtgagaaaaaccaagatccccaacgagctatcacattcggggatggaaaccgaggtttggtcaaaggattgggtaaaatcgctatatcacctgaccattccatttccaatgtttttcttgtagattctttagattacaacttgctttcagtttcacaattatgtaaaatgggctacaactgtctctttacagatgtaggtgttaccgtctttagaagatgtgatgattcaatagcatttaagggagtgttagagggtcagctatacttagtagattttgatagagctgaactcgacacttgcttaattgctaagactaacatgggctggctctgacatcaccgactagcacatgttggaatgaagaatcttcacaagcttctaaagggagaacacattttgggactaacagatgttcattttgagaaagataggatttgtagcgcatgtcaggcagggaagcaagttggtgtccatcatccacacaagaacatcatgacgactgacaggccactcgagctcctacatatggacctattcggcccgattgcttacataagcatcggcgggagtaagtactgtctagtaattgtggatgattattctcgcttcacttgggtattctttttgcaggaaaaatctcatacccaagagaccttaaaaggatttttgagacaggctcaaaatgagttcgtcttaaggatcaaaaagattagaagcgacaacaggacgaagttcaagaactctcaaattgaaggcttccttgaggaggagggcatcaagcatgagttctcttctccctacacgccacaacaaaatggtgtagtggagaggaagaattgaactctattggacatggcaaggaccatgcttgatgagtacaagacttcggatcggttttgggccgaggcggttaacaccgcctgctacgccatcaaccgattatatctacaccgaatcctcaagaagacatcttacgaactcctcaccggtaaaaagcccaatgtttcatattttagagtctttggtagcaaatgttttattcttgttaaaagatgtagaaaatctaaatttgctcctaagactgtagaaggctttttactaggatatgattcaaacacaagggcatatagagtctttaacaagtcctctggacaagttgaagtttcttatgacattgtgtttgatgtgactaacggctctcaagtagagcaagttgatcttgatgagataggtgatgaagaggctccgtgcgtagcgctaaggaacatgtcaattggggatgtgtgtcctaaggaacccgaagagccacctcaagcacaagatcaaccatcttcctccatgcaagcatctccaccaactcaagaagaggatgaggctcaaaatgatgaaggagaagatcaagaagttgagccacctcaagaggagagcaatgatcaagggggagatgcccatgatcaagacgaggaagatgaacaagttccaagaccgccacacccaagagtccaccaagcaatccaacaagatcaccccgtgaacaccatcctcggcgatattcaaaagggggtaactactcgatctcgtgttgctcatttttgtgaacattactcttttgtttcctctattgagccacacagggtagaggaagcactacaagattcggattgggtggtggcgatgcaagaggagctcaacaacttcactaggaatgaggtatggaatttagttccacgtcctaatcaaaatgttgtaggaaccaagtgggtcttccgcaacaagcaagatgagcatggtgtggtgacaaggaacaaagcccgacttgtggccaagggatattcacaagtcaaaggtttggatttcggtgaaacctatgcacccgtagcaagacttgagtcaattcacattttacttgcctatgctacttaacatggctttaagctctaccaaatggacgtgaaaagtgtcttcctcaatggaccaatcaaggaggaggtctatgttgagcaacctcccggctttgaagatagtgagtaccctaatcacgtatataaactctctaaggcgctttatgggctcaagcaagccccaagagcatggtatgaatgcctaagagattttcttatcactaatggcttcaaagtcggaaaggccgatcctactttattcacgaaaactcttgacaatgatttgtttgtatgccaaatttatgttgatgatattatatttgggtctactaacgaatctacatgtgaggaatttagtaggatcatgacaaagaaattcgagatgttgatgatgggggagttgaagtacttcttaggatttcaagtgaagcaactccaagagggaaccttcattagacaaacgaagtatattcaagacattctaaacaagtttgggatgaaggatgccaaacccatcaagacacccatgggaactaatgggcatctcgacctcgacacgggaggtaaatccgtcgatcaaaaggtataccggtcgatgataggttctttactatatctatgtgcatctcgaccggatattatgctttccgtatgtatgtgtgcaagattccaagctgaccctaaggaagctcaccttacggccgtaaaacgaatcttgagatatttagttcatactcctaagtttgggcttcggtaccctcggggatccacatttgatttgattggttattcagatgccgattgggcagggtgtaaaattaatagaaagagcacatcgggaacttgctagttcttgggaaggtctctggtgtcttgggcttcaaagaagcaaaattccgtagctctttctaccgccgaggccgagtatattgctgcaggccattgttgcgcgcaattgctttggatgaggcaaacccttagggactatggttacaaattaaccaaagttcctcttctatgtgataatgagagtgcaatccgcatggcggataatcccgttgagcatagccgcactaagcacatagccattcggtatcattttcttagggatcaccaacaaaagggggatatcgagattgcatatattaacactaaggaacaattagccgatatctttaccaagccactagatgaacaaacttttaacaaacttaagcatgagctaaatattcttgattctcgaaatttcttttgatgttttgcacacatagctcataagtatacctttgatcatgtctcttttatatgctatgactaatgtgttttcaagtgtatttcaaaacaagtcatagattggaagggaattggagtcttcggcgaagacaaaggcttccactccactccatcgaatcactcacccttcgccgttgctccgagcaactctccaactttggtataatcttcactcatattatgttcgaaaaaggaggagaaagtagtttaaaagggcttatatttcactcaagtatccgtttttggcgattcatgccaaagggggagaaagtattagcccaaagcaaaaggaccgcaccaccaccaattttcaaaattgaaattaagaaaaggttttaaaatgatgaatttttcaattgatatcttattcaaaaggggggagaaagtagtattttcaaaattggtatcttaaaaccctcttgaacactaagaggaggattttattgagggggagttttgtttagtcaaaggaaaagcatttgaaacagggggagaaaatttcaaatcttgaaaatgcttctcaaaatcttattcatttacctttgactatttgcaaaaggactttgaaaagaatttacaaaagaatttgcaaaaacaaaacatgtggtgcaagcgtggtccaaaatgttaaagataaagaaacaatccatgcatatcctatgagaatttatattggctcaattctaagtaacctttgcacttacaattatgcaaactagttcaattatgcacttctatacttgctttggtttgtgttggcatcaatcaccaaaaagggggagattgaaagggaattaggcttacacctttttcctaattgattttggtagttgaattgcccaacacaaataaattggactaactagtttgctctagtctataagttttacaggtgccaaaggttcacaataagccaataaaaagagcaAGAAAGGGtttaaacaaagagagcaaaagacagcccaaaggcaccctggtctggcgcaccggactgtccggtgtgccaccggacagtgtccggtgcaccagggcactcgtctctgaactcgctaccttcaggaaaatcagagggcgctccgctataattcaccggactgtccggtgtgccagcggagcaacggctacttcacgcgcaatggtcgactacaacgcatttaatgcgcgcctgcgcgcataGGTCAGagtacgcgcagttggcgcaccgaacagtctacaggacctgtccggtgcaccaccggatagcccagaggccccacctgtcagagctccaacggtcgaaccccaacggcctgctgacgtggctggcgcaccagacagtgtccggtggcgcaccggactgtccggtgtgccatgcgacagcagccttccaacggccatattttggtggttggggctataaataccccaaccaccccacattcaatgacatccaagttttccaccttcaacatattacaagagctatatcattcaattctagacacacccaaagagatcaaatcctctcccaagtccagaatcactccaaatcaaatagtgagtagagagagcgacatttgtgttcatttgagctcttgcgcttggattgcttcttttctttctcattcttcttgtgatcaaactcaattgtaaccaaggcaatagacaccaattgtgtggtggtccttgcgggaactttgtgttccgtttgattgagaagagaagcttactcggtctaagtgaccgtttgagagagggaaagggttgaaagagacccggtctttgtgaccacctcaacggagagtaggtttgcaagaaccgaacctcggtaaaacaaatcatcgtgtctcgctctttatttgctcacgatttgttttgcgccctctctctctcggactcgtttacatttctaacgctaacctggcttgtagttgtgcttaagtttataaatttcagattcgccctattcacccccctctaggcgactttcacaactgAAGTAACAAGAATCATTCTGTGGGAGTTCTTACTTGCCACTGTGAGAATATATTGCCAGTTAAGTCAAGAAGTTTGATCTCTGGTACATGCAAAACATAGTTGTTAGAACAAATGGAAACCTAGGATTTAATAAGTCCCTGAAGAAACAAATTACAACAGAACGACCTGCTCTAATTGCTAGACACATTATGGCTTATTTACAATAAAAATAACCAGTAAAACTACAGATACTAACCTACATGATTTCTGTCAAAATATAACAAGCATGCTAATGCAGGTAAGGTAGAGACAAACCTGGTTCTTGGAGATCACGTGTTTTGACTCGAAATATTGAAAAGAATAATCCAGAAACACCTATATGTGTTCTCTATTATCATGAGATGCACATGGAAGCTGATGTATGAGAAGGAACACTAACCATGATCATATTGAGCCTGTTTGACATCAGGTGGAGTCCACTGATACATGGAAAGGAAATATTTGGCCCTTATTCTGTGGAGTCCACTGATACATGGAACACTATCAAGTAACCTTGGCACTACAATCTCCCAACTTCTCTATTATCACGAGATGCACATGGAAGCTGATGTATGAGAAGGAACACTAACCATGATCATATTGAGCCTGTTTGACATCAGGTGGAGTCCACTGATACATGGAAAGGAAATATTTGGCCCTTATTCTGTGGAGTCCACTGATACATGGAACACTATCAAGTAACCTTGGCACTACAATCTCCCAACTTCTCTGGCTGCTAACAGTCATCGCTTTTATTCAATATGTGTCATTCACTAAAGCATCACATAAGATCAATGATATCTGTACCAAGACACCATTCAGTACCTTGATAGTTTATTTCTCACCATGTACCTGGAGTGCTGGCACCTCCTCGACTTCCCCACGCTCAGGCTCCGACCGTTCTACTCCCGGCGCGCTCGTCTTTGCCAGCGCAGTGGAGCCATTCTACCTGCTCTCCGGCCTATTCTATCTCCTGCCTCGTTCCTTGTTGAGCTCACGCGCCTCTGCGCGGCCGCCACCCCGGAAGACGTCATCCTCTCAACGCCAGAGACGACCACGGGGGAGCACCAGGTGCAGCTCGGCTTCTTGTCCTCCATCGCAGAGCAGTTCCTTCTGCGACCATTCCTCGTCGGGATATTCTTCGACCCGGCGCTCGACAAGTCGTCCCGCCTCTTCGAGCTTGTGTTCAAGCGCCTCACCCTAGGTGACAACGTCCTGTTGGAGGACGACATCGACGCCATCGCGGCGCAGCTCGCCTGCCCACGGGTGTTGGGGTGGGGGTTTGAAGAGTGGAGACAGGAGCGAAGAAGGCGACGACCATGGTGTTCTCCCCCGTGGGCACCCTCTCCAACAAGGTCCTTGTTGGGCTCACGCGCCTCCGCGCAACCACCACCCTGGACGACGTCATCCTCTCGCCGCTGGAGACGGCCACAAGGATGTGGATGACGGGGCGCCGAGGATGCGAGGAGGATGGGCGGGGGTGGGGATCACGCCAGGGTGGGGGCTGCGCGCGTGGTGGCATGGGCAGGCATCACGGCGACGACGCTGGATTTGCCCATGCCACGCGGATCTGTTGCGGTGGCGGTGGGGAGGAGAGGTGGGGGATCCGCGTGGGGGAGGACCGCGGGCATTGATTGGTGGCCGCGGGCGGGATTGGACGGTGCAGGCAGATTTGGACGGCGCGGACGCCATTGAAGGAAGGAGGAATCGAGCGCGGCGGGCGGGCGGGATGCAAGGAGCGCCATCGAAGGCAGGAGTGCGACGAAACCGCAGTCGAGCGGCGGTggtggggaggagggtgggggaTACGCGGCCGAGGCGGGAACCAGCAGAACGTGCACCACTGTGGACGCCTACAGTAGACacttaagtagtagtagagatgAGGCCATTAAGCATCCATAGATTGCACTGTTTATTTTTTACACTATAGATTGCACTGTTTACTCTTTATAATTGAGGCTTGTTTGGTAGAAGCCCTCCCTCTGTTAGGCAAGTGatctgcccgagcccgaggcactcaAAATCCTACACGTGACATCACTGCCTGGCCCACCCAGGCAGCTCTCCCGGTGAGCAAACCAATTAACCAAACGAGCCAGACGGTTTGTTGGGCCGGGCTTGTATTGAGCCGAGCAAGGTTGTGGCTTGGAGGCGCAGATAAACGatgcgcatgcatgcatgcagcatGCTGCTTATAAAAGCAAAAAAAATCTACTCCTAGGTCGGTCAAGACTCAAGACCAGGGCGGCGGCCGCGTTCCATTCTGCGCAAGGCGACGACTGCGGTTGGGAAGGGAAGACGCCTACAAACCCCTCTCTACCTCTCCTCTGCGAACCACCTGCCGCCGGAAGCCCTAGAGGGCTCGACCCATGGATCCGCCGCAGCAGCCGGAGCCTGTCACCTACGTCTGCGGAGGTAATCCTCTCGATCCCTATTTTCATCTGATGATTGGATTCGTTATGGTTCATCGTAATCATGAGGGGCTTGCCCTTCACTTTAGCAGTTAAATAAATATATACTCAGATGTCAAAACGAAGTATACACCACAAAGATCAAAAGGAGAATCATCCAGTCATCCGCTACTACTACTTCGTCATGTCTACTACCTTTGATATAAAATTTTCACCTCCTGGCTACTACGGATGATCTGGATTTCTCCGTCGTTTCTTGTTGGAAATCTTAATTTAATAATGTTCTGCTTCAGATTGCGGAGCTGAGAACACCGTGAAGCTAGTAGACGTCGTCCAGTGCCGTGAATGTGGCCACCGCATCCTCTACAAGAAGCGGACCCGCCGGAGTAAGACCACATCATTGCTTATCCTTTCATTCAGATATGCGATTCCTTGTTTTCCTCATCGGTTAAATTGAGGATAGAACACACAATTGCTTGTGTCCAGCAGAGGCCGTCCTCTGTTGTGGTGGTGTTGACGATAAAGTGCATCATCTGTATGTATACCCCAAAACATAATATTTTTTCTTGCATTGTCAGTAATATACCTGCCATGCCAAGCCTAAAGGTTCAGTGATGTCACAGGAATGATTTATAAAGGTAGCAGCGTACAATGGATTAAATGGATAGCTAATGGGTCGCTTATAGAAACGTAAAGGGTGCATTATGATTAATTGGCCAAGTGCCTAATCAGCTATAGACTTGTTTTTAGAACATTGTTTGCCTCCATGTCTCAATTATGCACATATCATACATTTGTTTTTCTTAGAAAAATGTGTGCACATTCAAAAGTAGTGATTGGTTTGATTATCGTTACGGGCATAGTCACAGTTTCTTGGTCGATGGGGTCGAGGAACATGGTAGACTACTTGTGAAGGCTTTTTACACAGCAGGATCGAAAATGACACTATGTAATTGGGTCAGGAATGGCATTCATGGGTTGAGGGTCGATGCCTTCGACCCTGTTTTATGTGACTATTTACTGGTTGATAATGCTTAGTGCTCATTAGTAATTTAATGATGACCTGCAGAAAATGGTAGCTGAATTGAGTGTGAAATTAGAGTTCATGGTTGACAATTCTAGCCACTTATAAGATGGTATAGGGTGTGAAGTTAGATGTCATGGTTGGTCTATTGGACCATGTTTTAATTTCTAATTTGATCTTTGTTCTCATGTGTGGCCTTCCTCACCAAAATGTTATGTTTCTTGTATAGTTGTCCAATTTGAAGCACGCTGAGGAGTGACGACAGGGGAAAAACACTGGAGATGGTTGATCTATTACTCGCCACTCACCTATGTAAAGAGTCTTGTGAGGGAAATGAAAGTGTCAGACATAATGTTTGAATGAATGTCGTGTGCCTCTTTTGGGCTTGAAAACTTTAATATGTAAGGCTTGAACTAGGGTCGGATTTGAGCATTGAGATACTGCAGTAATATGTTGATGGGTCCTCCTAAGTACCGAATCTAATGCGTGCCTGTTATGCCTgcgttattatttatttattggcCATTTGTTTGGTGTTCAGTGGAAATATcgatttagggggtgtttggtttgtagggactaatttttagtccctacattttattccactttagttACAAAATCATCAAATATAGAaattaaaactctattttagtttctatatatatcaatttatatactaaaatggaataaaatgaagggactaaacattagtccctagaaaccaaacacctcctTATACGGCTGGAATATTGTTTGTGCCCTCACTTGATCCGTTCATTCGGAACTGATGAAAATGTGATGGGCTGACGGGTGCGATTCAGATGTATGCGGTCTGCTTGTAGTGTCCAGCTTGGGCAGCGTAATTACGCATATACGGTCTACTTCCGTACTCCCAATTTCGTATACGCCGTTCACTACGAATACACCGTACGCCGCCGCTTCCACAGTTCCACGTAAAAACGCGCAGGCCAGGCCCCGCGGCTCCATCGTGCTCCCATTTCGCTTCCTTTCCCCTACCGCATCGATGGACCACGCGCCAGCGCCCCCTTTCGCCGTGCACCTCGTCACCGGCGGCGGATCCTCGTCGGGGATCGCCCTCCTACTGCGCTCCCTCGCCGCCGCCCGTGTCGTCGCTCTTGACGCAGAGTGGAAGCCGCGCCGCCGCGGTAGCCCTGCCGCTGCCGACCCTGCGGCCCTGGGCGACGACACGACGCCGGCGTCCGAGACATCTCCAGCGCCGCCGAAGTTCCCGACGGTGACGCTGCTCCAGGTGGCCTGCCGCTTCAGCGATGGTGGTGGAGGTGAGGGCGAGCGCAGCGAGGTGTTTGTCGTCGACCTGCTTTCCGTGCCGCTCGCCGACCTGTGGGCACCGCTGCGAGAGCTGTTCGAGCGGCCTGAGACGCTCAAGCTGGGGTTCAGGTTTAAGCAGGACCTGGTGTACCTCTCCTCCACCTTCTCCGCCGCCCTCGGGTGCGATTCCGGATTCGATAGGGTAAGGGCGTGTTGACCAAATGTCGTGGCAAGCTGCACATTCATTTCCTGGTGGCAACGTCGATGTAAAGTTTCAAGTCGGGATTAGGTTAGTGATTCCCACGTAATTGGTACTCATGTGCTGGGATATGCTTAACCATTGAACTGATTGTTAAAATTTAGAACCAAATTCTGCAGGATCAACCCCCTCTGGCTTTAGCAGCTCTTCTGTGGGAAATGAATTAAGCTCTGTACTAGCAGCTTAGCCTGCACAATTGTGTAGCTAGTGATTGTAATCGCTTGCACTTTTTAGGATGGCATTATTTTCGAAACAACTAGTTTCAACCCTTGCTCACTAACCGTTTTAGAGAACATGGGCCAAATAGTAACCATACATGTACATCCACTGTATATTGAAAAAAATAAGGGTCGTTTTGTGCTGCTCCAACAAAGTGAGCAACAATCAAATACCAATCAAACTGCGATAGACTGCAAATTACGTGGGTCAACCATGTGTTAATTTCTTGCATCTTATGATCCACATTGCAGTCCCTTTTTCTGATAAAGTCTAGGACTGAGTCCATACCTGCAATTCATCCTTGATTACAGGGTAAAGTCTAGGGTTTATTGCAGACTTGCATTTCATCCTTGATCAGGGGCGGATCTACACCCTTGGCCACTCGGTCCGTGGCCTGGGGCTTGATCCATATAACTCTACAAGAGTCTCTATTTGATCTAATATAAAATGGCTAAGATGAAAAGAAGAGAATGAAATTCAGTAGGTTTGGTGGTCATGGAAAAATTCTAGATCCGCCCCTGTCGTCGACAATAGAGTTATCTCCCATATCACTGAGCTATTATCATACTATATCATAGTATATCATGTACTCATCATAGTTTGATTCATTTGCTCCTGTCTAATACACTGAATTATCAATGTGGATAGATCAGGTATGGTATTGGAAAATAAGTGTGTTGACCTTtcactgttttttttattttgggcTATTGTGTTTCCATCCCTGGATGGAAGCGAAATTGTGATTTTTACAcctccctccccccccccccccaccccccaCCGCCCCAAAAAAAATATTTAACTTTGTGATTTTGGGCCTCCCTTTTGAAAATGAAGAGCAAATTTGGGCCTGCTCCGTTAGAAGCACTTGACGATGTGAAATACAAGGGCAAAATCACAATTACAGAACAACCAAATTCAAAAGCATGGTCAAAATCACAATTTTCTTTGTTTACAATTGTGATTTTGCCCTGCCTTTTAATTTGGCTGTTTTTTAATTGTCATTTGCCCCTATATTTCACACCGTCAAGTGTCTCTACCAGAACAAGCCCACACTTGTTCTCCTTTTTCAAAAAGGAGGCGAAATCACAATTGCACTTCCATCCAGTGACACAAACACAATAGCCTCTTTTTATTTTTATATTCAGAGAGTGTTTCTAGGATTGTACCCATTTTATTTGTTTTTCATGAATTTTGGATGCACATTGTTTGCTCTATATTAAGATAACCATGCTGGTATTCCTTTGTGCAAGGTGGAGCCTTTCTTGGATGTCACCAACATTTATTACTATCTCAAGGGCCATGATAGGCAGAAGAAGCTTCCAAAGGAGACCAAGAGTTTGGCAACTATTTGTGAGGAGCTGCTTGGTATCCTTTTGTCCAAGGTTAGCATTGATAAGATGTCTTACCTTCATTTTTGGAACCTTATTTTTTCAGAACAGAGTGCAGAGCACAAGCATTTTGAGGTTATTCTTTTTTAAGTACttcacaagggagtgcagagcacAAACATAGGCTATACTGTCCAAAACTTTGCTGTTTTGTTAAATAAGGCTAGTGTTCCTTGTTTTCAAATCAATGTCTATCCTTTAGTAAGTTCTTGTCTGCTTGAGTTTGTTGGTAGCCTTTTTTTCTGGGTTTGAGAATGGTTATCATCCTCAGTAAGGTTCCACACATACCTGATCAACTAAAATATCAAGCGCTTTGTCCCTTGAGCCATCCAAACTAAAGGAAAAACAGTTTCAACATGGACCTG
This portion of the Zea mays cultivar B73 chromosome 2, Zm-B73-REFERENCE-NAM-5.0, whole genome shotgun sequence genome encodes:
- the LOC100284471 gene encoding DNA-directed RNA polymerases I, II, and III 7.3 kDa polypeptide, with amino-acid sequence MDPPQQPEPVTYVCGDCGAENTVKLVDVVQCRECGHRILYKKRTRRIVQFEAR